TGGCATAAAATAAGTTTCGATATCACCGTAATAAAGAATTTTTCCATTTATAATTAATCCTTTAAATTTAAAAAACAATACTACAAGGAACAAAAAATAAGGGATTAATGAACTTATGGAATAAAAAAATTTGCTATTTTTATTAAACATTATTTAAATTTTATAAAAAAATTAATTTATTAGGAAGCGTTAAATATTTAAGTAAATTCAATTTTAATAATCCTCTATGGTTTTATGCAATGATAATACTGAATATAACCATTAGAAACCTCATTAGTAAAATGCCTACCAAAAACAAAGTCCGTATAATGAAATTTATCTGTTGATATTGTTAATGGCATTTCACACAATCCTAATGCCTCGCTAATTATAAAACCTGTGTTTTCCAAAATTGTCATTAGTTGTTGAGGATAATATTCAATGCAATGTTCTGGATGAACAAATCCCCCGCCCACTGAACGAGTATGTATTTGTGTTATTAACCGGTTGGGAGTATCCAAACAGAAAGAACCACCACTCCTTAGAACTCTAAAAACTTCCTTACACATATGCTCACCTAAATCTAGGGGAACATGTTCTATGCTTTGCCCTGACCAAACAAAATCAACGCTTGAGTCTTCTATTCCAGCCAAGTTTGTCATATCGGAATATTGAACTATAACTTCTCCTAATTGACATTCATTATCAATGACTATTTCCTTATAAAATAGTCTTTCTTCCGGTGAAAGATCTATTAAAATCAACCTCTTAAATCTATAAGTATATCCCATTTTGTAAAGCTGACAATTTGCGCCACCCAAATCTAAAATAATTTCGCCTTTGGGCAATAAATATCTGACCATAGTGCATCTAATGGCATGGATAATATTCAAATGTTCATCAATTGCTTTCTGTTCAACCAATGAGTCATTAGCAATATTGTCTAAATTATCCAACTTTTTATATAATTTAAAGCATTTGTGTTTGCTTTTATTTTAATGTTTGTCGATAACGTTTTGTTGTGTTTCTTAAATATATTATTATTAAAAATTACGTCCATAAGTTGCTCTGCGCTTTGTTTCCAAGTGAGCCACGGCATATTATCGGATTTTGGATGCATTCCTTCTTTATATAAATTAAGCCAATCTTTAATCGCTTTTGCCAAATCTTCCGAATTAGCACCTTCAAAATAAAAAGCATAGTTGCCCGCCACTTCTCTAAAAACTGGAATATCTCTGGCAATAATCGGTAGTTTATGCAAGGCAGCTTCTATTAAAGGAAGTCCAAAACCTTCGCCCTCACTTGCCGCAATTAAGCAAGTGCTTGCCTCATAAACTTTTTCAAGATATTCATCGCTAATACATTCAAGCCAGAAAAGATGTTTGTTAAGTTCTTTGTGTTCTTTGATTATAGATAAAAT
This DNA window, taken from Candidatus Acidulodesulfobacterium acidiphilum, encodes the following:
- a CDS encoding class I SAM-dependent methyltransferase, translated to MDNLDNIANDSLVEQKAIDEHLNIIHAIRCTMVRYLLPKGEIILDLGGANCQLYKMGYTYRFKRLILIDLSPEERLFYKEIVIDNECQLGEVIVQYSDMTNLAGIEDSSVDFVWSGQSIEHVPLDLGEHMCKEVFRVLRSGGSFCLDTPNRLITQIHTRSVGGGFVHPEHCIEYYPQQLMTILENTGFIISEALGLCEMPLTISTDKFHYTDFVFGRHFTNEVSNGYIQYYHCIKP